In Sphingobacterium sp. PCS056, the following proteins share a genomic window:
- a CDS encoding DUF4377 domain-containing protein, whose amino-acid sequence MKHMIKFSALLLLFLTTIGFTSSAQTNDFTIKIKSGVPHEQALQVKYYNSINWEPFYAHIESFTYDPHYNYELRVRRIKLKNAELNKPSYRYSLLKITHKSLTKAERLEMEINDKRVDCQGSGQMKCLMVKFNRNDKWEYFYDHINGFDYKEGYTYNIIVNRTKLENPPQDASAYQYDLVKLVNKTITNTISLPTAAAFLSKFKWKLISLNGKEVSKHNAFLLFDAHNGRISGNSSCNNFFGPFVISSNKISFPNLGTTMRACMGENIEADLYQVLESKDLHYDIAEQTFNLYIKNKHVAIFGLSEK is encoded by the coding sequence ATGAAGCATATGATCAAATTCTCGGCACTATTACTTTTGTTCCTTACCACCATAGGTTTTACGTCATCGGCTCAAACCAATGATTTCACAATTAAAATAAAAAGTGGCGTTCCACACGAGCAAGCATTACAAGTTAAATATTATAACAGTATAAACTGGGAACCATTTTATGCTCATATTGAGTCTTTTACTTATGACCCGCATTATAACTATGAACTACGTGTAAGAAGAATAAAGCTAAAAAATGCGGAACTTAATAAACCCAGCTATCGTTATTCACTGTTAAAAATAACACATAAATCATTAACAAAAGCTGAACGGCTTGAGATGGAAATCAATGACAAACGCGTAGATTGCCAAGGATCTGGACAGATGAAATGTTTAATGGTAAAATTTAATCGAAATGACAAATGGGAATATTTTTACGATCATATCAATGGATTTGACTATAAAGAAGGGTATACCTATAACATAATCGTTAACCGCACAAAGCTAGAAAACCCTCCACAAGACGCTTCGGCATATCAATATGACTTAGTGAAACTAGTAAATAAAACTATAACCAACACAATATCTTTACCCACCGCAGCTGCATTTTTATCAAAATTTAAATGGAAATTAATTAGTCTAAATGGAAAAGAAGTATCCAAACACAATGCATTTCTCCTATTTGATGCACATAACGGTCGTATTTCAGGTAACTCCAGCTGTAATAATTTCTTCGGGCCATTTGTCATAAGTAGTAATAAAATTTCATTTCCCAATCTGGGCACTACCATGCGTGCTTGTATGGGAGAAAATATCGAAGCAGACCTATATCAGGTACTTGAGAGCAAAGATCTGCACTATGATATTGCTGAACAAACTTTTAATCTCTATATTAAAAACAAGCACGTCGCTATTTTTGGACTTTCTGAAAAGTAA
- a CDS encoding isocitrate lyase/phosphoenolpyruvate mutase family protein: MSYSKFTKLHQQNDILILGNVWDAQSAKIAESSGFQALGSSSHAIANSLGYADGEQIPVDDLLFMIERIVKSVKLPVSVDFESGYSDDPDQVAKYVKQLTDLGVVGINIEDGKVVKSVRKLGKSNLLADKIAAIKAMTKNVFINARTDTYTTKHESALEETIKRAQIYSQAGADGLFVPLAESKEDIEQIVTATTLPLNLFLTDKLPKAAILGEIGVKRLSHGAKIYEYLVAKNTKLFHDFLINPNLPK, translated from the coding sequence ATGTCATATTCGAAATTTACAAAACTACATCAACAGAATGATATTCTTATATTAGGAAATGTGTGGGATGCACAGAGCGCAAAAATTGCAGAGTCGTCGGGATTTCAAGCATTAGGAAGCTCTAGTCACGCGATAGCCAACTCACTTGGTTATGCCGATGGAGAGCAGATCCCTGTAGATGACTTACTATTTATGATCGAGAGAATTGTGAAATCAGTCAAATTACCTGTTTCTGTAGATTTTGAATCCGGTTATTCGGATGATCCTGATCAAGTAGCCAAGTATGTCAAGCAATTAACAGATCTGGGTGTTGTGGGAATTAATATTGAAGATGGAAAGGTTGTTAAATCGGTACGTAAACTGGGAAAATCAAACCTGCTCGCCGATAAAATTGCGGCAATTAAAGCAATGACTAAAAATGTATTTATTAATGCTAGAACAGATACCTACACGACCAAACACGAGAGTGCACTTGAAGAAACTATAAAGAGAGCACAAATATATAGTCAAGCGGGTGCAGATGGTCTATTTGTCCCCTTAGCAGAAAGTAAGGAAGATATTGAACAGATAGTCACTGCAACAACATTACCGCTCAATTTATTTTTAACGGACAAGCTTCCAAAAGCCGCAATTTTGGGAGAAATTGGTGTGAAGAGATTGAGCCACGGGGCGAAAATATATGAATATTTAGTTGCTAAAAACACCAAACTATTTCATGATTTTCTGATTAATCCAAATCTTCCAAAATAA
- a CDS encoding TlpA family protein disulfide reductase, with protein sequence MRVYKKNLSWIIMAAGLFFSSFIDSDGIADTLPTSKGMYDVLFQNHAGIEINLQDLKGKVVVINYWARWCAPCIAEMQALNQLYVELKSNKNIVFMAVDMDRSMNKAIRFMEKRKYSIPVYQINSPIPEDLATRSIPTTIILDKKGFLVNKHVGAMNFKSIKFKEALQQLSEEL encoded by the coding sequence ATGCGAGTATATAAGAAAAATTTAAGTTGGATTATCATGGCAGCTGGATTGTTTTTCTCATCGTTTATAGACTCAGATGGTATAGCAGATACATTGCCCACATCAAAAGGAATGTATGATGTACTATTTCAAAATCATGCAGGTATTGAGATCAATCTACAAGATTTAAAAGGAAAGGTAGTAGTGATCAATTATTGGGCGAGATGGTGTGCTCCATGCATAGCAGAAATGCAGGCACTTAATCAATTATATGTAGAGCTGAAAAGCAATAAAAATATTGTTTTCATGGCAGTAGACATGGACCGGAGTATGAATAAAGCGATACGTTTTATGGAGAAAAGAAAATATAGTATTCCAGTCTATCAAATTAATTCACCAATTCCCGAAGATCTAGCTACCCGTTCTATACCAACAACAATTATATTAGATAAAAAAGGATTTTTGGTGAATAAGCATGTAGGAGCCATGAATTTTAAATCGATCAAGTTTAAAGAAGCTTTACAGCAGTTAAGCGAAGAATTGTAA